A window of Chitinophagales bacterium contains these coding sequences:
- a CDS encoding carbohydrate kinase produces MKKIICIGEALIDMICTDKGKALSDGDHFLKKAGGAPTNVAAAIAALGGDVDLLATVGADPFGKHLMDVMQSFGVSTRWVNRDPDHFTTFAFVSLMESGERDFFFNRGADGHLQKEIVEKIPLEEVGIVHFGSATAFLPGSLQEAYLELLRRAQLQGCYISFDPNYRHLLFPDNSRSFIDQSWHFLANCDFFKVSDEEAMLLTGAFSVADAARILRKKTTAVFAITQGKEGTLLGFADELIQVPSIPAKVTDTTGAGDAFVGAVLYQLSKLRREEQKLLTTDNWKAIIRNGNKAGARTCEYLGAMEAFKHLSQDIFL; encoded by the coding sequence ATGAAAAAGATCATTTGTATTGGAGAGGCGCTGATTGACATGATCTGTACGGATAAAGGCAAAGCCCTTTCTGACGGTGATCATTTTTTGAAAAAAGCAGGAGGTGCCCCTACCAATGTGGCTGCAGCCATTGCCGCCTTGGGTGGCGACGTAGATCTGTTGGCTACGGTTGGCGCCGATCCCTTTGGCAAACACCTCATGGATGTTATGCAGTCATTTGGCGTATCCACGCGATGGGTGAATCGTGACCCGGATCATTTTACCACTTTTGCTTTTGTTTCCCTGATGGAAAGCGGTGAGAGAGATTTTTTCTTTAACCGTGGTGCTGATGGTCATCTCCAAAAAGAAATTGTTGAAAAAATACCATTGGAAGAAGTAGGCATCGTCCATTTTGGATCGGCCACCGCTTTTTTACCCGGGTCGCTCCAGGAAGCCTATCTCGAACTCCTGCGCAGGGCACAGCTACAGGGTTGCTATATCAGTTTTGATCCCAACTATCGCCACCTGCTCTTTCCTGACAATAGCCGCTCCTTTATTGATCAGTCCTGGCATTTTCTGGCTAACTGTGATTTCTTTAAAGTAAGTGACGAGGAAGCCATGCTGCTGACAGGTGCATTTTCGGTAGCTGATGCTGCCAGGATACTGCGCAAAAAAACAACAGCTGTATTTGCCATAACGCAGGGAAAGGAAGGTACTTTGCTGGGCTTTGCCGATGAATTGATACAGGTACCGAGTATCCCTGCTAAGGTGACCGATACCACAGGCGCCGGGGATGCTTTTGTGGGTGCCGTATTATATCAACTCAGTAAACTACGTCGTGAAGAGCAAAAATTGCTGACCACCGACAACTGGAAGGCGATCATCCGCAATGGAAACAAAGCGGGGGCGCGCACCTGTGAATACCTTGGTGCCATGGAAGCATTTAAACATTTAAGCCAGGATATATTTTTGTGA
- a CDS encoding alpha-glucosidase C-terminal domain-containing protein, whose product MYNHHLHQHITDTLQEQSIDPEGANKLFFTRFIANATAIDALFREIYGHREDAQYYFDQLIDLITTSHATRSDSLKKRDEFKMQQGTWFLSNAITGMSLYVDRFCGNLPQLEKKLGYFQKLGVNFLHLMPVFESPAGESDGGYAVSDFRKVDSRFGHLDDLCSLQEKMQEENMYLMLDIVLNHTSHKHGWAQKARKGERKYQDYFYMFDNRVEPDHFDQYMPEIFPESAPGNFTWVPEINKWVMTVFHNYQWDLNYRNPAVFLEMLETIFFYANLGVDVLRIDAPAFIWKQAGTTCQNLPQAHTLLRLIKQCVQVSAPGMALLGEAIVAPREIMKYFGTGLYTAKECDFAYNATHMALQWDALATADTRVMLAAQHEILQKPYGTSWINYTRCHDDIGLGYDDYMIRQAGFDPFEHRKFLKDHYSGNRFDSPARGALFSVNPKTNDARISGSLASLCGLEKALEYKDEDAIELAIRKILLLQAHSFFLGGIPMLFYGDELGYTNDYSYLGDPGKSYDNRWMHRPVIDWKKYERANHPGTVEHRVFTATQRLINLRKELSMVADHKNLTWMTPHNIHIAGYLRTFEDQKLYCLFNFSNQPAYLTWYAFKEHGAAPQKLFDHWEEREYVVGYDHEYLVLQPYGFMLLEA is encoded by the coding sequence TTGTACAACCATCATCTTCATCAACATATCACTGATACGCTTCAGGAGCAATCCATCGACCCGGAAGGGGCGAATAAATTGTTCTTTACCCGGTTTATTGCCAATGCTACGGCAATTGACGCATTATTTCGGGAAATTTATGGCCACCGCGAAGACGCCCAATACTATTTTGATCAATTGATCGATCTGATCACTACCTCTCATGCCACCCGATCGGATTCATTAAAGAAACGGGATGAATTCAAAATGCAACAAGGCACCTGGTTTCTCAGCAATGCCATCACCGGGATGAGCCTTTATGTGGACCGCTTTTGTGGCAATCTTCCTCAATTGGAAAAAAAGTTGGGGTATTTTCAAAAACTCGGTGTCAACTTTCTTCACCTCATGCCGGTATTCGAAAGTCCGGCCGGAGAAAGTGATGGCGGATATGCCGTATCCGATTTTCGAAAAGTGGACAGCCGTTTTGGTCATCTCGATGATCTCTGCTCCCTGCAAGAGAAAATGCAGGAAGAGAACATGTACCTCATGCTGGATATTGTGCTGAACCATACTTCGCACAAACATGGATGGGCACAGAAGGCGAGAAAGGGTGAACGCAAATACCAGGATTATTTTTACATGTTCGACAACCGGGTCGAACCAGATCATTTTGACCAGTACATGCCCGAGATCTTCCCGGAAAGTGCACCCGGAAATTTTACCTGGGTGCCGGAGATCAATAAATGGGTGATGACGGTTTTTCATAATTACCAATGGGACCTCAACTACCGCAATCCGGCCGTCTTTCTCGAGATGCTGGAAACGATCTTCTTTTATGCCAACCTGGGTGTGGACGTACTCCGCATCGATGCTCCGGCCTTTATCTGGAAACAAGCTGGCACTACCTGTCAGAACCTGCCGCAGGCACATACCCTGCTACGGCTGATCAAGCAGTGTGTGCAGGTTTCCGCACCGGGCATGGCCCTTTTGGGAGAAGCCATCGTGGCACCCAGGGAGATCATGAAATACTTTGGTACCGGTCTTTACACCGCCAAGGAATGTGACTTTGCTTATAATGCCACGCATATGGCCCTGCAATGGGATGCGCTGGCTACGGCGGATACGCGGGTGATGCTGGCCGCGCAACATGAGATTCTCCAAAAACCGTATGGCACTTCCTGGATCAACTATACACGCTGCCACGATGATATTGGCCTGGGTTATGATGATTACATGATCCGCCAGGCAGGTTTTGATCCCTTTGAACATCGGAAATTCCTAAAAGACCATTATTCCGGCAATCGATTTGACTCTCCGGCGAGAGGGGCTTTGTTCTCTGTAAACCCAAAAACCAATGATGCCCGCATCAGTGGTTCACTTGCCTCGCTTTGCGGATTGGAAAAAGCACTTGAATATAAAGATGAAGATGCCATTGAGCTGGCCATTCGAAAGATCCTGCTCCTGCAGGCACATAGTTTTTTCCTTGGTGGCATACCCATGCTGTTTTATGGTGATGAATTGGGTTATACCAACGACTACTCCTACCTGGGTGATCCCGGGAAAAGTTATGACAACCGATGGATGCACCGGCCTGTGATCGATTGGAAAAAATATGAACGCGCCAACCACCCAGGTACTGTAGAACACCGGGTATTCACCGCTACGCAACGACTGATCAACCTGAGAAAAGAACTGAGCATGGTGGCCGACCATAAGAACCTGACCTGGATGACCCCGCATAATATCCATATTGCCGGCTATCTCCGCACTTTCGAAGATCAAAAACTCTATTGCCTGTTTAATTTCAGCAACCAGCCCGCCTACCTAACCTGGTACGCATTCAAGGAACATGGCGCCGCCCCGCAAAAATTATTTGATCATTGGGAAGAGAGAGAATACGTGGTGGGGTATGATCATGAGTATCTGGTTTTACAGCCTTATGGGTTTATGCTGTTGGAAGCGTGA
- the treF gene encoding alpha,alpha-trehalase TreF: MSIRLHDLTPLFEMVQQAQVFSDGKTFVDCIPRAPLREILSQFEAEQELPDFSIADFVARHFELPKVFGNGFHADTSKAVEEHIHSLWPILTRQPEHEENSSLIPLPYPYVVPGGRFGEIYYWDSYFTMLGLMASGQKDRVRDMVQNFAYLIETIGYVPNGNRTYYLGRSQPPFFSLMVDLLVETGEIGAPAEFLSQMEMEYEYWMKGKEHLTMEEPVLHQVVLMPEEEIMNRYFDESDTPRPESYREDVGLNAEQETPELYRHLRAGAASGWDFSSRWFHDPMDLATIHTTDFIPVDLNCLLYLLERRIASAAEMAGDKEMNWKFEHLAQRRKEAIRRYCWHDGESFFVDYDWTLSRPSQAVTMAGCFPLFASIATPEEAALVAGRLERDFLFDGGLVTTLQTTGQQWDAPNGWAPLQWIAVKGLENYGFHTLANTIRQRWLNLNRQVFHRTGKLMEKYNVVDPHLEAGGGEYPGQDGFGWTNGVFLAMRREGS, translated from the coding sequence ATGTCTATTCGCCTACATGATCTGACTCCCTTATTTGAAATGGTCCAGCAAGCGCAGGTATTTTCGGATGGAAAGACTTTTGTCGATTGCATTCCCCGTGCGCCCCTGCGCGAGATCCTTTCGCAATTTGAAGCTGAACAAGAATTACCCGATTTTTCCATCGCGGATTTTGTGGCCCGTCATTTTGAATTACCTAAAGTTTTTGGAAATGGATTTCATGCAGACACATCCAAAGCGGTAGAGGAGCATATTCACTCGCTCTGGCCGATTCTCACCCGACAACCTGAGCATGAAGAGAACAGTTCCCTTATACCCCTTCCTTATCCCTATGTGGTACCGGGAGGTCGATTTGGAGAGATATATTATTGGGATAGTTACTTTACCATGTTGGGGTTAATGGCCTCCGGGCAAAAGGATAGAGTGAGGGATATGGTGCAGAATTTTGCCTATTTGATTGAAACTATCGGATACGTACCCAATGGAAACCGCACCTATTATCTGGGGAGGTCCCAGCCTCCTTTCTTTTCCCTGATGGTTGACCTGTTGGTTGAAACTGGAGAAATTGGCGCCCCTGCAGAATTTCTATCTCAAATGGAAATGGAATATGAATACTGGATGAAGGGGAAGGAGCATCTTACTATGGAAGAACCGGTCCTTCATCAGGTGGTTCTTATGCCGGAGGAGGAGATCATGAACCGATATTTTGATGAGTCGGATACGCCCCGTCCTGAATCCTATCGCGAAGATGTTGGTTTAAATGCGGAACAGGAAACCCCGGAACTGTACAGGCACCTGCGGGCAGGGGCTGCCTCGGGTTGGGATTTTAGCAGTCGATGGTTTCATGACCCGATGGATCTTGCTACGATCCACACTACCGATTTTATACCCGTTGACCTCAACTGTCTTTTGTATTTATTGGAAAGGCGGATCGCTTCTGCCGCTGAAATGGCTGGTGACAAAGAGATGAATTGGAAATTTGAACACCTTGCCCAACGTCGAAAAGAAGCCATTCGCCGGTATTGCTGGCACGATGGGGAATCTTTTTTTGTGGACTACGACTGGACGCTCAGTCGCCCATCGCAAGCAGTAACCATGGCCGGATGTTTTCCCTTGTTTGCTTCCATAGCTACACCGGAGGAAGCCGCTCTTGTAGCCGGACGATTGGAAAGAGACTTTCTGTTTGATGGCGGATTGGTAACCACCTTGCAAACCACCGGTCAGCAATGGGATGCCCCCAATGGTTGGGCTCCCTTGCAATGGATCGCTGTAAAAGGGTTGGAGAATTATGGTTTTCATACCCTCGCCAATACCATTCGACAACGCTGGCTCAACCTGAACCGTCAGGTGTTTCATCGCACCGGTAAACTGATGGAAAAATACAATGTCGTAGACCCACACCTCGAAGCCGGTGGTGGCGAATATCCTGGCCAGGATGGTTTTGGCTGGACGAATGGGGTGTTTTTGGCGATGAGGCGTGAGGGATCGTGA
- a CDS encoding MFS transporter, whose translation MSHKPIRISLYLNYFVFAILLNSVGILIQRSINSYGVSEIRASSLEAFKDLSIAAVSFLVGSFLPRLGYKRGMLIALALVFVGCLFMYQGNSFSSVQVLFACVGISFAVVKVSVYSLIGLITGNDREHKSLLSSIESFFMIGIAAGFLVFPLFYSETDPDAWLRIYLLLAGLIALSFFILLFSRFNVTYETPGSGVKEDFIQMIQLMKRPLVLVFALAAFMYVMTEQGIMSWLPTFNQKVLHLKETISVNMTVILMLSIALGRYLSSLLVKKVSWIWILTGCLLGAALMVVFVLPQTKHLAPREISTLAEVPVIAYVFPLIGLFLAPIYPLINSFVLSSTEKIYHSPMASLLVFFSAIGGTLGSRLVGYLFQNSGGDKAFYFSLVPMTVLLLCLFFFARMPIKSKGSKQDK comes from the coding sequence ATGTCTCACAAGCCCATTCGGATATCCCTCTACCTGAATTACTTTGTCTTTGCCATCCTGCTCAACAGTGTGGGGATTCTCATTCAGCGATCTATTAATTCCTATGGCGTTTCGGAGATCAGGGCCAGTTCGCTGGAAGCGTTCAAAGACCTGTCCATTGCCGCTGTTTCTTTTCTCGTAGGATCGTTTCTTCCTCGTCTCGGATATAAAAGAGGTATGCTCATTGCCCTGGCCCTGGTGTTTGTGGGGTGTCTGTTCATGTATCAGGGAAATTCCTTTTCTTCCGTTCAGGTACTCTTTGCCTGCGTGGGGATTTCTTTTGCCGTGGTCAAAGTTTCTGTTTATTCCCTGATTGGATTGATCACAGGGAATGACCGGGAACACAAATCCCTGCTCAGCTCCATTGAAAGTTTTTTTATGATCGGGATAGCAGCAGGGTTTCTCGTCTTTCCTTTGTTTTATAGTGAAACAGATCCGGATGCCTGGTTAAGAATCTATCTCTTATTGGCTGGGTTGATCGCGTTGTCATTTTTTATTTTGCTCTTTTCGCGTTTCAATGTAACCTATGAAACACCCGGTTCGGGTGTTAAAGAGGATTTTATTCAAATGATCCAATTGATGAAACGACCACTTGTACTGGTCTTTGCGTTGGCAGCTTTTATGTATGTAATGACCGAACAAGGGATCATGAGCTGGCTACCTACCTTCAACCAAAAAGTATTGCACCTGAAAGAAACGATCAGTGTTAACATGACCGTCATCCTGATGTTGTCCATTGCCCTGGGTCGTTATTTGTCATCACTTTTGGTGAAAAAGGTGTCCTGGATCTGGATACTCACGGGCTGTTTATTGGGAGCGGCGTTGATGGTGGTTTTTGTTTTGCCACAAACAAAGCACCTCGCCCCGCGCGAAATCAGCACCCTGGCAGAAGTGCCGGTGATAGCCTATGTTTTTCCATTGATTGGACTTTTTTTAGCACCTATATATCCGCTCATCAACTCTTTTGTACTTAGTTCTACGGAAAAGATTTATCATAGCCCTATGGCATCCCTGTTGGTTTTCTTTTCAGCCATTGGGGGAACCCTGGGATCGCGCCTGGTAGGATATCTGTTTCAGAATAGTGGGGGAGATAAAGCCTTTTATTTTTCGCTGGTCCCGATGACGGTTCTTTTACTCTGCTTATTCTTTTTTGCCCGGATGCCAATCAAAAGTAAAGGAAGTAAACAGGATAAATAG